A single window of Nicotiana tomentosiformis chromosome 1, ASM39032v3, whole genome shotgun sequence DNA harbors:
- the LOC138910276 gene encoding uncharacterized protein → MSVQEYSLQFDSLARCAPIIVSKMQDRVHRIVMGLEPYLLNDCMSVSLQPGMDISHIQAYAQGVEERKPKQRADREHYRGQSKRARFLGPFGEFRGGQRQQYPRYPAQPSASASPQFADRRFDHSIYSGPSQNSRASRSQYRDKSSQMRPPLPRCAQCGKHHVRQCRMGLGVCYTCGYLGHVMRDCPTRGGTSIVQPAGSVVGLSYSVRPPRQGSQAPISHGRGRGGASSLNGPQNRIYALVGRQDLESSPNFVTGILSVSSYDVYALIDPGSALSYVTPLVASEGIRLDTQKIEAVKTWPRPTTPTEDRSFLGLAGYYKRFVEGFSSLSAPLKKLTHKGAKFQWADACERIFQALKDRLTLAPILTLLEVTDGYTIYCDASAIGLGCVLMQHGKVVAYASRQLRKHKKNYPTHDLELAAVIHELKMWRHYLYGIHVDIYTDHKSLQYIFKQKELNLRQRR, encoded by the exons atgagtgttcaGGAGTACAGTCTTCAGTTTGATTCATTGGCTAGGTGTGCTCCCATAATTGTATCTAAGATgcaggatcgggttcaccggatcgtgatggggttggagccgtacctgcttaatgactgtatgtcggtctcacttcagccaggcatggatatttctcatattcaggcatacgctcagggtgtagaggagcgtaaacCGAAGCAGAGGGCTGATCGTGAGCAttataggggccagagtaagagagcgagatttTTGGGTCCttttggtgagtttcgaggtggtcagagacaacaatacccgaggtatccagcccagccatcggctagcgcATCCCCTCAGTTTGCCGACAGAAGATttgatcattccatatattcagggCCTAGTCAGAATTCCAGGGCCTCACGTTCTCAATATAGGGATAaatcaagtcagatgaggccacccttgccacgatgtgctcagtgtggaaAGCATCATGTCAGGCAGTGtcgtatggggttgggtgtttgttatacttgtggttatctaggccacgttatgagagattgtccgacgagaggtggtacAAGCATAGTTCAGCCAGCAGGATCTGTAGTTGGTTTGTCATATTCAGTACGCCCCcctaggcaaggttcacaagcaccaatcagtcatggtagaggcagaggtggagcatctagcttgaacggtcctcagaaccgcatttatgcattagtaggtcgacaagatctggAGTCGTCACCTAAttttgttacaggtatattatcagtctcctcgtATGATGtgtatgcattgattgatcctgGTTCCGCCTTATCGTATGTTACTccattggttgcta GTGAAGGTATTCGgcttgatacacaaaagattgaagcagtaaagacttggcctagacccacgacaccaaCGGAGGatcgtagctttctcggtttggcaggttattacaagagatttgtagagggattttcttccctttcagcaccattgaaaAAGTTGACTcataagggagctaagtttcaatgGGCTGATGCTTGCGAACGAattttccaggcattgaaggatagATTAACTTTAGCACCGATTCTAACGCTCCTAGAGGTGACCGATGGTTatactatctattgtgatgcttcggccattggattgggttgtgtactgatgcagcatggtaaggttgtagcttatgcttctagacaactaagaaagcacaagaagaattacccgacacacgatttagagttagccgcagtGATTCATgaactaaagatgtggaggcactacttgtatggcattcatgttgatatctatacggatcataagagccttcagtatatcttcaagcaaaaggaattgaatttacgccaaaggagatag